In Pseudobacter ginsenosidimutans, the following are encoded in one genomic region:
- a CDS encoding MBL fold metallo-hydrolase — MKIIPLSEGSFTIDKSKLFVPFDLDNDDLQARPTGSLLVEVQPFVVITSEDILLLDTGLGFQKDGKLQLHRNLMEHGINPSEITKVLMSHLHKDHAGAVSDVHPTDASAPRQLSFPQAKYYVQRKEFEFAFETGFPSYITEELECLRDASQVQWLEDDGVIDGYIKYEVTGAHSPFHQVFRIVDGGETVFFGADDAPQLNQMKSKFVAKYDFDGKKAMELRKQWWEEGEQNKWTFLFYHDVKNPVYKF, encoded by the coding sequence ATGAAAATTATTCCGCTCAGTGAAGGTTCGTTTACGATCGACAAATCAAAACTGTTTGTTCCTTTCGACCTGGATAATGATGACCTGCAGGCGCGTCCAACAGGAAGCCTCCTGGTAGAAGTGCAACCATTTGTAGTGATCACCTCTGAAGATATTCTGCTGCTCGATACCGGCCTCGGTTTCCAGAAAGATGGAAAACTGCAATTGCATCGCAACCTGATGGAGCATGGCATCAACCCTTCCGAGATCACGAAAGTGCTGATGAGCCACCTGCATAAAGATCATGCCGGCGCCGTAAGTGATGTACATCCTACTGATGCTTCAGCACCGCGGCAGTTGAGCTTTCCCCAGGCGAAATACTATGTGCAGCGAAAAGAATTCGAATTCGCTTTTGAAACTGGTTTCCCTTCTTATATCACTGAAGAGCTGGAATGCCTCCGCGATGCATCACAGGTACAATGGCTTGAAGACGATGGTGTGATAGACGGGTATATCAAATATGAAGTCACCGGTGCGCACAGTCCATTCCACCAGGTGTTTCGTATTGTTGATGGCGGAGAGACCGTTTTCTTCGGAGCTGATGATGCGCCACAACTCAATCAGATGAAAAGTAAATTCGTGGCCAAATATGATTTCGATGGAAAGAAAGCCATGGAACTGCGCAAGCAATGGTGGGAAGAAGGAGAACAAAATAAATGGACATTCCTTTTCTACCACGACGTGAAGAATCCCGTATACAAATTCTGA
- a CDS encoding alpha/beta fold hydrolase, whose translation MKKLILALFIIFFSSLLVQSQEKKVPYGNNPATGKYYELRGIKIYTEVYGTGEPLLVIHGNGGSIADFSLQIPYFEKNYKVILADNRAQGKTRDNGDSLTYEMMADDYDALLTAMGIDSANVIGWSDGGINSLLLAIRHPKKVKKMAFTGANLVPDSTAVYKDVAELVQPMYENAMKNKDKLSSKTSWKLMKLLVEQPNIPLTDLQTIQCPTLVIAGDHDVIRVEHTVQIFTNIPKANLWILPNSGHATPIAYKDEFNAVVDRFFKTTYREINSKARFY comes from the coding sequence ATGAAAAAACTTATCCTTGCTCTCTTCATCATCTTCTTTTCTTCACTCCTGGTGCAGTCTCAGGAGAAAAAAGTTCCTTACGGCAACAATCCTGCCACAGGCAAATATTACGAGCTCAGAGGAATAAAAATCTATACTGAAGTGTACGGGACCGGAGAGCCATTATTGGTGATCCACGGCAATGGCGGATCCATAGCGGATTTCAGCCTTCAGATACCATACTTCGAGAAAAACTATAAAGTGATTCTCGCAGATAATCGCGCACAAGGTAAGACCCGCGACAATGGCGATTCACTCACATACGAAATGATGGCAGACGATTATGACGCATTGCTCACGGCAATGGGTATCGACTCTGCCAATGTGATAGGTTGGAGCGATGGCGGTATCAACAGTCTGCTGCTGGCTATCCGTCATCCCAAAAAAGTGAAAAAAATGGCATTCACCGGTGCCAACCTGGTGCCGGACTCGACGGCCGTCTACAAGGATGTAGCCGAACTTGTACAACCGATGTACGAAAACGCCATGAAGAACAAAGACAAACTATCCTCCAAAACCTCCTGGAAACTGATGAAGCTGCTGGTGGAACAACCCAATATCCCGCTCACCGATCTGCAAACCATCCAATGCCCCACTCTCGTGATTGCCGGAGATCATGATGTGATCAGGGTGGAGCACACCGTTCAGATCTTTACGAATATTCCCAAAGCAAATCTTTGGATCCTCCCAAACTCAGGCCACGCAACACCTATAGCGTATAAAGATGAATTCAATGCTGTAGTGGACCGGTTCTTTAAGACAACTTACAGGGAGATAAATAGCAAGGCGAGATTCTATTAG
- a CDS encoding rod shape-determining protein: MGLFNFFTQEIAIDLGTANTLIIHNDEVVVNEPSIVALDRNNLKNVLAVGKKALMMHEKTHESIRTIRPLKDGVIADFNAAELMIRELIKMVYPKKPLFPPSWRMMICIPSSITEVEKRAVRDSAEQAGAKEVYLIHEPMAAALGIGIDVEEPVGNMIIDIGGGTTGITVIALAGIVCDQSIRIAGDEFTADIMEALRRYHSLLIGERTAEQIKINIGAAMKDLDNPPDDIPVNGRDLVTGIPKQIMVSYQEIAEALDKSIFKIEEAILKALEMTPPELAADIYRRGLYLTGGGALLRGLDKRLSQKIKLPVHVADDPLKSVVRGTGLALKNYEHYPFVMR, translated from the coding sequence ATGGGCTTATTCAACTTTTTCACCCAAGAGATCGCGATTGACCTGGGTACCGCTAACACCCTGATTATACATAACGATGAGGTAGTGGTGAATGAACCGAGTATTGTGGCGTTGGACCGTAATAATCTGAAAAATGTATTGGCGGTAGGGAAGAAGGCCCTGATGATGCACGAGAAAACGCACGAGAGCATCCGCACGATCCGTCCCCTGAAGGATGGTGTGATCGCGGACTTCAATGCTGCCGAGCTGATGATCCGTGAACTCATCAAAATGGTGTATCCCAAGAAGCCCCTCTTCCCCCCAAGCTGGAGGATGATGATCTGCATTCCAAGCAGCATCACAGAGGTGGAGAAACGTGCTGTTCGCGACAGTGCGGAGCAGGCAGGAGCCAAAGAAGTGTACCTGATCCATGAGCCCATGGCAGCTGCCCTCGGTATCGGGATTGATGTAGAAGAACCAGTTGGTAACATGATCATCGACATAGGTGGTGGTACTACCGGCATCACAGTGATTGCACTGGCCGGTATCGTGTGCGACCAGAGTATCCGTATCGCAGGTGACGAATTCACCGCGGATATCATGGAAGCCCTCCGCCGCTACCATAGCCTCCTTATTGGTGAACGTACCGCCGAACAGATCAAGATCAATATCGGTGCCGCCATGAAGGACCTCGACAACCCGCCTGATGATATCCCCGTAAACGGCCGCGACCTCGTAACCGGTATCCCCAAACAGATCATGGTGAGCTACCAGGAAATCGCGGAAGCGCTGGACAAGAGCATCTTCAAGATCGAAGAAGCCATCCTCAAAGCCCTGGAAATGACGCCGCCCGAGCTGGCTGCCGATATCTATCGCAGAGGCCTTTACCTCACCGGAGGTGGCGCCCTGCTCCGTGGCCTCGATAAACGCCTCAGCCAAAAGATCAAACTGCCTGTCCACGTGGCAGACGATCCTCTGAAAAGCGTTGTTCGCGGAACCGGCCTGGCCCTGAAGAACTACGAGCACTATCCGTTTGTAATGCGTTAG
- the mreC gene encoding rod shape-determining protein MreC yields MRNIFLFIRKFFNFFFFLVMQITALYMLFHYNEFHEAAFMGVANDITGKISKRYNNVEYYFHLKKTNESLVQENAMLRNLLKQDFEVADTSTTFRMDSIPYDTTGIRRKYLYRDAKVVNRYLIFPNNYFTLHRGEKQGVRKDMGVISPDGVMGVVVNTGDNYSVVMSLLHLQSRISGRVKKSGETGQVYWDGKSPSTIFINNLPKSVPIQKGDSIVTSQYGTYFPQGILIGTVMEIMNDKSSNFYTLKLKPATNFGSVEHALVIENLQADEQKKLEEAVKKNQ; encoded by the coding sequence TTGCGTAACATTTTTCTCTTCATCAGAAAATTCTTCAATTTCTTTTTCTTCCTGGTGATGCAGATTACCGCGCTGTATATGCTGTTTCATTACAATGAATTCCATGAAGCAGCATTTATGGGCGTTGCCAATGATATTACGGGTAAGATCAGCAAACGCTACAATAACGTTGAATACTACTTCCATCTCAAAAAGACCAATGAAAGCCTGGTACAGGAAAACGCCATGCTCAGGAACCTGCTCAAACAGGATTTTGAAGTGGCCGATACCAGCACAACTTTCAGGATGGACTCCATCCCTTATGATACTACCGGCATCCGCCGCAAATATTTGTACCGTGATGCGAAAGTGGTGAACCGCTATCTCATCTTCCCCAACAACTATTTCACACTCCACCGCGGAGAAAAACAAGGTGTGAGAAAAGATATGGGCGTGATCAGCCCCGATGGCGTAATGGGTGTGGTGGTGAACACAGGCGATAACTACTCTGTTGTAATGAGCCTGCTCCACCTGCAAAGCCGCATCAGCGGCCGTGTGAAGAAAAGCGGAGAAACAGGTCAGGTGTACTGGGACGGTAAAAGCCCTTCCACTATCTTCATCAATAACCTTCCGAAAAGCGTACCCATTCAAAAAGGCGACAGTATCGTTACCAGCCAGTACGGAACCTATTTCCCCCAGGGAATCCTGATTGGCACAGTAATGGAAATCATGAACGATAAATCCAGCAATTTCTACACCCTCAAACTCAAGCCTGCCACCAATTTCGGCAGTGTTGAGCATGCATTGGTGATCGAAAATCTGCAGGCTGATGAACAAAAGAAATTAGAAGAGGCAGTAAAAAAGAATCAATGA
- the mrdA gene encoding penicillin-binding protein 2, translated as MALFNQSRSNIIRLIFVGVFLIIIVQLFNLQILSGKYKQLAMDNAVFPKVKYPDRGIIYDRKGRPILNNTIMFDLVVTPNEARKTDTFGLCEILSIDTAEYRKRMLEARFKNGPYRPSIFQGLLTPELHARLDENIWKFPGFALIERPVRVYPYNAGAHIMGYIGEADSSIIKRSGGYYRMGDYVGRSGIEAYYEQVLMGQRGVEYLIKDNKNRLVGSYENGIFDTAAIAGRNLRTYIDIDLQVLAEKLIRNKVGAVVAIDPKTGGILAMASGPTYDPNSLTGSNKQKNYGQLALDVAGPLLNRAIAGLYEPGSTFKPLGGLVALNEGVITPSYGYNCGGRYYGCGHGKPACTHSNPGHAANLRLAIANSCNSYFVQVYRNTVDNPKYGNVKKGYEKWKEYMNHFGLGERTGVDLVSEQAGLIPDTSRYNRVYRGSWNSCTNLTLGIGQDMMQTTPLQMANAMCIIANKGYYFTPHFVQKIDDENAEDTMMRQFRKKHEVLTNISDEAYEAIMSGMQQVVDGSASRAKVAGIEICGKTGTAEKYRVIQGRRIKLDDNSVFVCFAPRHDPKIALAVVVENSGFGNTWAAPIAGLMLERYLKDSIPAERMKEVDRIANANLMPSYIKYLQYVEDSARAFNWAERYKDSSQIKKFYRTNPSRPPFPTSREKRRTAMIVPDPRLFNKPFNA; from the coding sequence ATGGCTCTATTTAATCAGTCGCGCAGTAATATCATCCGTCTCATCTTCGTTGGTGTATTCCTCATCATTATCGTACAGTTATTCAATCTGCAGATATTATCAGGGAAATACAAGCAGCTTGCTATGGACAATGCCGTATTCCCGAAAGTGAAATATCCCGACCGCGGGATCATTTACGATCGTAAGGGAAGACCCATTCTCAACAATACCATCATGTTTGACCTGGTGGTTACACCCAATGAGGCACGTAAAACAGATACATTCGGCCTCTGCGAGATCCTCAGCATCGATACAGCTGAGTACCGCAAACGTATGCTGGAAGCAAGGTTCAAGAATGGGCCTTATCGTCCTTCCATTTTCCAGGGCCTTCTCACACCCGAGCTCCATGCTCGTTTGGATGAAAATATCTGGAAATTCCCCGGCTTTGCGCTCATCGAAAGACCTGTGCGTGTTTATCCCTACAATGCAGGCGCACATATCATGGGATATATCGGTGAAGCTGATTCTTCCATTATCAAACGTTCCGGAGGTTATTATCGCATGGGCGACTACGTTGGCAGGTCGGGCATCGAAGCATATTATGAACAGGTGCTCATGGGACAGCGTGGTGTGGAATACCTGATCAAAGACAATAAGAACCGACTTGTAGGAAGCTACGAGAACGGCATCTTCGATACAGCTGCCATCGCCGGAAGAAATCTTCGTACCTATATAGATATCGATCTCCAGGTGCTGGCAGAAAAACTGATCCGTAACAAAGTGGGCGCTGTTGTAGCCATCGATCCAAAAACCGGCGGTATACTGGCCATGGCTTCCGGACCTACTTATGATCCCAACAGTCTTACCGGTTCCAACAAACAAAAGAATTACGGACAACTGGCGCTGGATGTAGCAGGCCCATTGCTCAACAGAGCTATTGCCGGTTTATATGAACCTGGTTCAACATTCAAACCATTGGGTGGACTTGTAGCGCTGAACGAAGGCGTGATCACTCCGAGTTACGGATACAATTGCGGAGGCAGGTATTATGGTTGCGGACATGGCAAACCTGCCTGTACACACAGCAATCCCGGCCACGCAGCCAACCTGCGACTGGCCATTGCCAATTCATGCAACTCCTATTTTGTTCAGGTGTACAGAAATACGGTGGACAATCCCAAATATGGTAATGTGAAGAAGGGGTACGAAAAATGGAAGGAATATATGAACCATTTCGGGCTTGGTGAACGTACAGGTGTTGACCTGGTAAGTGAGCAGGCCGGACTGATCCCTGATACCTCCCGGTACAACCGCGTGTATCGTGGTTCCTGGAACAGCTGCACCAACCTCACGCTGGGCATTGGTCAGGATATGATGCAGACCACACCATTACAAATGGCGAATGCCATGTGCATCATTGCCAATAAAGGATATTATTTCACGCCTCACTTCGTGCAGAAGATCGATGATGAAAATGCCGAGGATACTATGATGAGGCAATTCAGGAAAAAACACGAAGTGCTTACCAATATCTCTGATGAAGCATATGAAGCCATTATGTCTGGTATGCAGCAGGTGGTAGACGGCTCCGCGAGTCGTGCAAAAGTGGCTGGTATCGAGATCTGCGGTAAAACCGGTACTGCCGAAAAATATCGCGTGATCCAGGGAAGAAGGATCAAGCTGGATGATAATTCCGTGTTCGTTTGTTTTGCGCCACGCCACGATCCGAAGATCGCGCTGGCGGTAGTAGTGGAGAACAGCGGCTTTGGTAATACCTGGGCGGCGCCTATAGCCGGCCTGATGCTGGAACGTTACCTGAAAGACAGTATCCCTGCTGAAAGGATGAAAGAAGTTGACAGGATCGCAAATGCCAACCTGATGCCCAGCTATATCAAGTATCTGCAGTACGTAGAAGATTCAGCCCGCGCCTTCAACTGGGCTGAACGTTATAAAGACAGTTCACAGATCAAGAAATTCTATCGTACCAATCCTTCCCGTCCTCCTTTCCCTACTTCGCGGGAAAAACGCAGGACTGCCATGATTGTACCTGACCCGAGATTGTTCAACAAACCCTTCAACGCATAA
- the purD gene encoding phosphoribosylamine--glycine ligase: MNILLLGSGGREHALAWKLVQSAHCDQLFIAPGNAGTAQCGTNVALSATDFPAVKDFVLKNGIGLVLVGPEEPLVKGITDFFRKDESLKQVVIIGPSQYAAQLEGSKAFAKQFMQRHNIPTAAYREFDASNFNDGVEYLKQHALPVVLKADGLAAGKGVLICQTTEEAVSEFEQMIQQSKFGEASKKVVVEAFLSGIELSVFVLTDGKSYALLPEAKDYKRIGEGDTGLNTGGMGAVSPVPFADQSFMKKVVEQIIDPTVKGLEKENFDYKGFVFFGLIKVGNDPYVIEYNCRMGDPETEVVMPRLASDLVEMLLAADNGTLAQLKVEQDPRVACTVMAVSGGYPGDYKKGLPINGLDNTLPADSLLFHAGTGIRNGITETAGGRVLCVTSYGNSIKEAVGKSRKALEQISYEGMYYRNDIGYEF; encoded by the coding sequence ATGAATATTTTACTACTTGGCTCTGGCGGCCGCGAACATGCACTGGCCTGGAAACTGGTGCAGAGTGCTCATTGTGATCAGTTATTCATTGCCCCGGGTAATGCCGGCACCGCACAGTGCGGCACCAATGTGGCGCTCTCGGCCACAGACTTTCCTGCTGTGAAGGATTTTGTTTTGAAGAATGGGATCGGCCTGGTGCTTGTTGGTCCCGAAGAACCACTGGTTAAGGGCATCACAGATTTCTTCAGGAAAGATGAAAGCCTGAAACAGGTAGTGATCATCGGACCATCGCAGTACGCTGCACAACTCGAAGGCAGCAAGGCATTCGCCAAACAGTTCATGCAACGTCATAATATTCCCACTGCAGCTTACCGCGAGTTTGATGCATCCAACTTCAATGATGGTGTTGAGTATCTGAAGCAACATGCATTGCCGGTGGTGTTGAAAGCAGATGGACTTGCCGCCGGCAAGGGCGTCCTCATCTGTCAAACCACAGAAGAAGCCGTGAGCGAATTTGAGCAGATGATCCAGCAAAGCAAATTCGGCGAAGCCAGCAAAAAAGTGGTGGTGGAAGCTTTTCTCTCCGGTATCGAGCTGAGTGTATTCGTTCTCACAGACGGTAAATCCTATGCATTGCTTCCCGAAGCAAAGGACTACAAGCGTATCGGAGAAGGTGATACCGGCCTGAACACAGGCGGGATGGGCGCTGTAAGTCCTGTGCCTTTTGCTGACCAGAGCTTCATGAAGAAAGTGGTGGAGCAGATCATCGATCCAACCGTGAAAGGACTTGAAAAAGAGAATTTCGATTATAAAGGATTTGTATTCTTCGGTCTCATCAAAGTGGGCAACGATCCTTACGTGATCGAATACAACTGCCGGATGGGCGATCCGGAAACGGAAGTGGTAATGCCACGACTGGCTTCTGACCTGGTGGAAATGTTACTGGCTGCCGACAATGGCACACTGGCGCAATTGAAAGTGGAGCAGGATCCTCGTGTAGCCTGCACCGTGATGGCGGTGAGTGGCGGCTACCCCGGAGATTATAAGAAAGGTCTTCCCATCAATGGTCTTGATAATACACTGCCTGCTGACAGTCTGTTGTTCCATGCCGGTACGGGTATCCGCAATGGCATCACTGAAACCGCCGGTGGACGTGTACTCTGCGTTACATCTTATGGTAATTCCATCAAAGAAGCTGTAGGCAAATCCAGGAAAGCCCTGGAGCAGATCTCTTATGAAGGCATGTACTACCGCAACGATATTGGTTACGAGTTCTGA
- a CDS encoding tryptophan 2,3-dioxygenase — protein MKEVHYNDYLELDKILDAQFLESDKLNQHAHDEMLFIVIHQTYELWFKQLLFEVNSVAEIMEKPVNDNSPGLQTVVHRLNRVVSILKVLVHQIDIMETMTPMDFLDFRDMLRPASGFQSWQFKELEARLGLKYQHRHGQEYYISQLRQQQIDIIKKAESQKSLLQLLNGWLERMPFFEEGSLWAEYKSLGADPGNTGLHQFWADYRQLYSGSLAEAENANKAYFDKVFLDSSASEENQLSPRASRAALFIMLYRGYPILQLPFQLLNNLLEIDEQMSTWRYRHMSMVHRIIGTRIGTGGSTGKEYLKGALDKHYVFAEIARLTSFLIERRRLPELSKAMEVRLGFVQK, from the coding sequence ATGAAAGAAGTACACTACAATGATTATCTGGAACTGGACAAGATCCTCGACGCCCAGTTCCTGGAAAGTGACAAGCTCAATCAGCATGCGCATGACGAGATGTTGTTCATCGTTATTCACCAGACTTATGAGCTCTGGTTCAAGCAACTCTTGTTTGAAGTGAATTCGGTGGCGGAGATCATGGAAAAACCTGTGAACGATAATTCCCCCGGCCTCCAAACCGTGGTGCATCGCCTGAACAGGGTGGTATCTATTCTGAAAGTGCTGGTGCACCAGATCGATATCATGGAAACGATGACTCCTATGGATTTCCTGGACTTCAGGGATATGCTTCGTCCTGCATCCGGTTTTCAGAGCTGGCAGTTTAAAGAGCTGGAAGCCAGGCTGGGATTGAAATATCAGCATCGTCATGGTCAGGAATATTATATTTCACAGCTGCGTCAGCAACAGATAGACATCATCAAGAAGGCAGAATCACAAAAGAGCCTGCTTCAATTGTTGAATGGCTGGTTGGAGAGAATGCCATTCTTCGAAGAAGGAAGTCTCTGGGCTGAATACAAATCCCTCGGCGCCGATCCCGGAAATACAGGCCTGCACCAGTTTTGGGCTGATTACCGCCAGTTGTATTCCGGCAGTCTTGCTGAAGCAGAGAATGCCAACAAAGCTTATTTCGATAAAGTGTTCCTGGATTCATCTGCCAGTGAAGAAAATCAACTGAGCCCCCGTGCAAGTCGCGCTGCACTTTTCATCATGTTGTACCGTGGTTATCCCATTTTGCAATTGCCTTTCCAGTTATTGAATAACCTGCTGGAGATCGATGAACAGATGAGCACCTGGCGATACCGGCATATGAGTATGGTGCACCGCATCATCGGAACCCGTATCGGTACTGGTGGCAGCACAGGTAAAGAGTACCTGAAAGGTGCACTGGACAAGCATTACGTGTTTGCAGAGATCGCCAGGCTGACCAGTTTTCTCATTGAAAGAAGAAGACTGCCCGAACTGAGCAAAGCCATGGAAGTGAGGCTTGGATTTGTGCAGAAATAG
- a CDS encoding RNA polymerase sigma factor — protein MAVTTQDSELLTLFRNPSTRESAFTAIIKKYQERLYWHVRRIVVEHEDANDVLQNVFIKVWKGLENFREDAQLYTWLYRIATNECLSYMEQQKKRTSVSLDEVESNLENKIKADKDFDANKLEWKLQLAIQQLPEKQRVVFSLRYYDEMPYEEMSRVLETSEGALKASYHHAVKKVEDYILNH, from the coding sequence ATGGCGGTAACCACTCAGGACAGTGAACTGCTTACCCTTTTCCGTAACCCATCAACAAGGGAAAGCGCTTTTACTGCCATCATCAAAAAATACCAGGAGCGCCTGTACTGGCATGTCAGGCGAATAGTAGTAGAACACGAAGACGCCAACGACGTTTTGCAGAATGTGTTCATCAAAGTTTGGAAGGGCCTCGAGAATTTCCGGGAAGATGCACAGCTCTACACCTGGCTGTATCGTATTGCCACCAATGAATGCCTCAGCTATATGGAGCAACAGAAAAAAAGAACATCTGTTTCCCTTGATGAGGTAGAAAGCAATCTCGAAAACAAGATCAAAGCAGATAAAGACTTTGATGCCAATAAACTCGAATGGAAATTACAATTGGCCATTCAGCAACTACCTGAAAAGCAGAGGGTCGTTTTCTCATTGAGATATTATGATGAGATGCCTTACGAAGAAATGAGCCGCGTGCTGGAAACCTCAGAGGGCGCACTCAAAGCATCCTATCACCATGCCGTTAAAAAAGTGGAAGATTATATCCTGAACCATTAA
- a CDS encoding rod shape-determining protein MreD yields the protein MSDLVRNIIRFFLFILIQVYVLFRIPPIHSFVVAYLYFLYILWLPFNMPRIAVTLVSFLLGLSLDFFTKTPGLHAAPCVLIGYLRPFLINILIPQEGADKSYKSPSPTSMGWAPYATYVLILTFIHNFYLVLLEWLSVKSFIFLLGKVVATTGISLLLIMITELLFYRKEKFRTNSA from the coding sequence ATGAGTGATCTCGTCAGAAATATTATCCGGTTCTTCCTGTTTATCCTGATACAGGTATACGTGTTGTTCCGTATTCCACCGATCCACAGTTTTGTGGTGGCCTACCTGTATTTCCTCTACATTCTCTGGTTGCCCTTCAATATGCCGAGGATAGCTGTTACACTGGTATCTTTCCTGCTGGGGCTTTCACTGGATTTCTTTACAAAAACTCCGGGTCTTCATGCTGCACCCTGCGTGCTCATCGGATATCTGAGGCCCTTCCTGATCAATATCCTGATCCCGCAGGAAGGAGCTGATAAAAGCTATAAATCGCCTTCCCCCACCAGTATGGGATGGGCGCCCTATGCTACCTATGTTCTGATCCTAACTTTTATACATAATTTCTACCTGGTATTGCTGGAATGGCTATCGGTGAAATCATTTATTTTCCTCTTGGGTAAGGTGGTGGCAACAACCGGTATCAGCCTGTTGTTGATCATGATCACTGAACTGCTGTTTTACAGAAAAGAGAAATTCAGGACCAATTCCGCTTAA
- the rodA gene encoding rod shape-determining protein RodA, translating into MNQRNPAISKGVDWVMFWLYLLLVGIGLMSIFSVTYHDGDNVIQTFLGFKTDYSKQFYFFIVSMVLGLFILLTDSKFFTATANIWYAVGMLLLLLVFPLHTAVKGTESIIRIGGFNLQPAELMKVFVNMALAKYLSRVETDFSKPRSQLIAAAIVVLPALITIAQKETGLALVFFSFFLVMFREGLPPGYLIIGFSLAVLVVATLIVDKDVLAIILTAIAAGAIYILRRQIRRSRAVLFVIVGIWVGCVGVQRFVVPFLFTKVLAKHQVERIFSLIGKENPYAALNTVEGEEEAAPVKKKDTDYNVRQSKIAIGSGGFVGRGFLKGTQTRFDFVPEQRTDFIFCTIGEGFGFVGSAIVLGIYLFLLLRIVTIAERQRSVFSRCYAYGVASVFFFHIAINVCMTIGLAPVIGIPLPLISYGGTSLLSFSIMLFILIRLDADRQMVLR; encoded by the coding sequence ATGAACCAACGAAATCCTGCAATATCGAAAGGCGTAGACTGGGTGATGTTCTGGTTATACCTCCTGCTGGTTGGCATCGGGCTGATGAGCATATTCTCCGTTACCTATCACGATGGAGATAATGTGATACAAACCTTTCTCGGTTTCAAAACAGATTACAGTAAGCAGTTCTATTTTTTCATAGTGTCGATGGTATTGGGGCTGTTCATACTGCTCACCGATAGTAAATTCTTTACTGCAACCGCCAATATCTGGTATGCGGTAGGTATGTTGCTTTTGCTGCTGGTATTTCCCTTGCACACGGCAGTGAAAGGAACTGAATCTATCATCCGTATCGGCGGGTTCAACCTGCAGCCGGCGGAGTTGATGAAAGTTTTTGTGAACATGGCGCTGGCGAAATATTTATCGCGTGTTGAAACGGATTTCAGCAAGCCGCGGTCACAGCTCATTGCAGCTGCCATCGTTGTATTGCCGGCCCTGATCACGATAGCGCAGAAAGAGACTGGCCTTGCACTGGTGTTCTTCTCTTTCTTCCTCGTGATGTTCCGCGAAGGTTTGCCACCAGGTTACCTGATCATTGGATTCTCACTGGCGGTGCTGGTTGTAGCTACGCTGATCGTGGATAAAGATGTGCTTGCTATTATCTTAACTGCCATTGCAGCCGGCGCTATTTATATATTGCGCAGACAGATTCGGAGAAGTCGTGCTGTGTTGTTCGTGATTGTGGGCATTTGGGTAGGGTGTGTGGGCGTGCAAAGATTTGTGGTACCATTCCTGTTCACCAAGGTATTGGCGAAGCACCAGGTGGAGCGGATCTTCTCGCTTATCGGTAAAGAGAACCCTTACGCGGCGCTCAATACGGTAGAAGGCGAAGAGGAAGCAGCTCCTGTTAAGAAGAAAGATACAGATTACAACGTTCGTCAGAGTAAGATCGCAATCGGTAGCGGCGGCTTTGTTGGCCGGGGTTTCCTCAAGGGAACGCAAACCCGTTTCGATTTCGTTCCGGAGCAGCGAACGGATTTCATCTTCTGTACCATTGGAGAAGGTTTCGGATTTGTGGGCAGCGCTATTGTATTGGGTATTTATCTTTTCTTATTGCTGAGGATCGTAACCATCGCGGAAAGGCAACGAAGTGTATTCAGCCGCTGTTACGCATATGGCGTGGCTTCGGTCTTCTTCTTCCATATTGCTATCAACGTTTGTATGACCATCGGTCTCGCACCTGTGATCGGAATTCCCCTGCCATTGATCAGTTATGGCGGTACTTCCTTACTTTCGTTCTCCATTATGCTGTTCATCCTCATCAGACTGGATGCAGACAGACAGATGGTGTTGCGTTAG